In the Temnothorax longispinosus isolate EJ_2023e unplaced genomic scaffold, Tlon_JGU_v1 HiC_scaffold_24, whole genome shotgun sequence genome, one interval contains:
- the LOC139823989 gene encoding uncharacterized protein, whose protein sequence is MAALQKLSLHYKFGEYLKTELRNHVVYGLRNQRIQGRFVETANLTMESTLKTASEMELAEKGVSELKTKTAAAVAFVGADARRVKKKDDEAKHKGQQKTSKHGKNTHYKSKSQPSHNSKSNSVSCYRCGRNYLASDCTLPRHVKCHECGGQGHLQKVCKKKCKMHVLEVFRLDKTEHARFRENVTVSLYLEKRRVSFEVDCGAAVTLVSEKWLRKIFPRLKIQKTQLRLRSYCKQTFAPLGFVKVRVRDINDVRDVNMYVVHYDRNPLLGRE, encoded by the coding sequence ATGGCGGCGTTGCAAAAGCTGTCGCTACACTATAAGTTCGGGGAATATTTAAAGACTGAACTCAGAAACCACGTCGTGTATGGGCTGCGGAACCAACGGATTCAAGGGCGGTTCGTGGAGACAGCAAACTTGACGATGGAATCAACATTGAAGACGGCCAGCGAGATGGAGTTGGCGGAGAAGGGCGTAAGTGAGCTGAAAACGAAGACAGCCGCAGCCGTAGCGTTCGTTGGAGCGGACGCCagaagagtaaaaaaaaaggacgaCGAGGCTAAACACAAGGGACAACAGAAGACGTCCAAACATGGAAAAAACACGCATTATAAGTCAAAATCACAACCGTCTCATAATTCGAAATCTAATAGCGTTTCTTGTTATAGGTGTGGACGGAATTATCTGGCGTCTGACTGCACCCTTCCTCGACATGTAAAATGCCACGAGTGCGGCGGACAAGGGCATTTACAAAAAGTCTGCAAGAAGAAGTGTAAGATGCACGTATTAGAAGTTTTTAGACTGGATAAGACGGAACACGCCCGTTTTCGCGAGAACGTCACAGTCTCTCTCTACCTGGAAAAGCGGCGAGTCAGCTTCGAAGTAGATTGCGGAGCGGCGGTCACTCTGGTGAGCGAAAAATGGTTGCGGAAAATATTTCCAAGGTTAAAGATACAGAAGACACAACTAAGGTTGCGTTCATATTGTAAACAGACGTTTGCGCCGTTAGGATTTGTCAAGGTCAGGGTACGCGATATAAATGATGTGCGCGACGTGAACATGTATGTGGTTCACTACGATCGAAATCCATTATTAGGCCGTGAGTAG
- the LOC139823995 gene encoding uncharacterized protein yields MFIIICRRQLLKKQCKEANGTEGTKKSTNVRKSVESLVTSDTMDEELCTQQTCPAVTPKCTGTYDNVQYREDDDIDNYSLVEGTKEPTNVRKSVESLVTPGTMDVKLRTQQTYLAVTPKCTDTYDNVQYCENNDIEHYILVEGAKEPTYVRKSVESLVTPGTMDVELRTQQTCPAVTPECTDYAQHWTLPEDDDIENSTLVIEKGGTDTGRIAEHEPVGRRIIDPAFYLKELHRTFDNHKYKTTFQCSFEDWTCVKSRRLGLLTQFFFKCQMCNSEDNFWSEPVKSDEILDTNRAAVAGTITVGIGYAQLEELCAAMNISCMAEHTYIKYREELVDSFLETAMESMKMAAEEEKQLAIEKNETINGIPYITVVADGSWMKRSYGKAYDSLSGAGAIIGHRTRKILFVGIRNKYCTVCDVAERSHCEAKTHKCYKNFDRNASSTSMESDAIAEGFNSSLEVHGLIYRTLIADGDSNVYHCILKNDPYREMKVRVIKIECTNHLLRNLSNKLKNVAETTQPKGQKRKPNFVQLRNVIKSNILPMRKEVMELASSRRGENIPPHLQATKLRDDIYNMSPNHVFGEHTECKKRGRKCEDATKTNYVDDLKKHGLYQKIQIALRYIAAHSESLLLNYTNNPAESFNSIICKEIGGKRVNFGKRGSYNARVLGSAVQYNTQDILTRVHKVKGKAVPPVVEKLEQRRQIKVARTRESRQIDGRQKRSKRESGTDRYYGPQSQKPDVTDDVFEKNRQQHFKMLAENAKNRKQIERNTIDQRDSELWLFTRSLMLTASNFGKVCRMRLETPRASTVKDILFPPCTDTAAMKYGRDREEDARKELAAKLKKQIKPCGLFIDGENPFLGASPDGLIDEDGLVEIKCPKSAENLTAEEAIETSASLRNIFDKNNRDNMNKNHRFFYQVQGQLNITQREYCIFAVWTPKSMKIVRVNRDNAFWETNMLPLLKRFYHDSMLPEILDSRHKRNMSIREPRYIIESQKASKKLSSRKTIEQNAVKSENVINENNETLKCDILPMKTAITTAMIAQDMEQDDDCTYIGTSYKRDITEEDKARRIINLDKVIIPISIVKENVLSGNELTDESIDEFLRIVRQNTPFETQSVQYQGLPDYIDASKSDLSLQIIGGKNQYFAEGIQHWRCIFFEGTKLFVYDSIPGCTYDRLVLKEREYIKRRYPKIRQSDIIFEKVDAQPDGTSCGIYAAAFATTVALGGNPCDEKYSKNVKCMRQHFIKIIEEEDLSLFPTRS; encoded by the coding sequence atgtttattattatttgcaggCGACAGTTGCTGAAGAAGCAGTGCAAAGAAGCAAATGGCACTGAGGGTACAAAGAAATCTACCAATGTCCGGAAATCAGTGGAATCACTGGTTACTTCCGATACGATGGATGAGGAGCTTTGTACCCAGCAAACGTGCCCAGCTGTAACGCCGAAATGCACAGGTACGTATGATAATGTCCAATATCGCGAAGATGACGATATTGACAATTATAGTCTTGTTGAGGGCACGAAGGAACCTACTAATGTCCGGAAATCAGTGGAATCACTGGTTACTCCCGGTACGATGGATGTGAAGCTTCGTACCCAACAAACGTACCTGGCTGTAACGCCAAAATGCACAGATACGTACGATAATGTCCAATATTGCGAAAATAACGATATTGAACATTATATTCTTGTTGAGGGTGCGAAGGAACCTACCTATGTCCGGAAATCAGTGGAATCACTGGTTACTCCCGGTACGATGGATGTGGAGCTTCGTACCCAACAAACGTGTCCGGCTGTAACGCCGGAATGCACAGATTATGCCCAACATTGGACATTACCTGAAGATGACGATATTGAGAATTCTACTCTTGTTATCGAGAAAGGCGGTACGGATACAGGTCGTATCGCAGAACATGAACCTGTAGGTCGTCGCATTATAGACCCAGCTTTTTACTTGAAAGAATTGCATCGAACATTTGAcaatcataaatataagaCAACATTTCAATGCTCATTTGAAGATTGGACATGCGTAAAATCTCGTCGCCTTGGGTTACTCACGCAATTCTTCTTCAAATGTCAAATGTGCAACTCTGAAGACAATTTTTGGTCTGAACCCGTAAAATCCGACGAAATATTAGATACTAATAGAGCTGCTGTAGCTGGAACAATAACAGTTGGAATTGGTTACGCCCAGCTGGAAGAGCTATGTGCAGCCATGAACATTTCTTGCATGGCTGAACACACATACATTAAGTATCGCGAAGAGTTAGTTGACAGTTTTCTAGAAACAGCCATGGAAAGTATGAAAATGGCAGCCGAGGAAGAAAAACAACTCGCGATAGAAAAGAATGAAACGATAAATGGTATTCCGTATATAACTGTTGTTGCGGATGGCAGTTGGATGAAGAGATCGTACGGTAAAGCGTACGATTCACTTTCAGGTGCAGGTGCCATAATCGGTCACCGCACAAGGAAAATTCTCTTTGTTGGCATCCGCAACAAATATTGCACGGTATGCGACGTAGCGGAGCGAAGTCATTGTGAAGCCAAAACTCATAAAtgctacaaaaattttgatcgCAACGCAAGCTCCACAAGTATGGAGAGCGATGCCATTGCAGAAGGTTTCAATAGTAGCCTGGAAGTGCACGGATTGATATATAGAACACTTATCGCCGATGGCGACAGTAATGTATATCACTGTATACTCAAAAATGATCCATATCGCGAAATGAAGGTAAgggtaataaaaatagaatgtacCAACCATTTGCTTCGTAATCtgagcaataaattaaaaaacgtgGCTGAAACAACTCAACCAAAAGGGCAAAAAAGGAAACCTAATTTTGTACAGCTTAGAAATGTTATAAAGAGCAACATTTTACCAATGCGAAAAGAGGTGATGGAACTAGCTTCTTCACGAAGAGGAGAAAACATACCTCCTCATTTGCAGGCTACAAAATTACGAgatgatatttataacatGAGTCCTAACCACGTATTTGGTGAGCATACAGAATGTAAGAAACGCGGTCGTAAATGCGAAGATGCAACGAAAACAAACTACGTAGACGATCTAAAAAAGCATGGTCTGTACCAAAAAATACAGATTGCTTTAAGATATATAGCAGCTCATTCAGAAAGTTTGCTGTTAAATTACACGAATAATCCTGCAGAATCGTTTAATTCCATAATCTGCAAAGAAATTGGCGGAAAGCGCGTTAATTTTGGCAAACGAGGCTCTTATAATGCTAGAGTTTTGGGATCAGCTGTGCAATACAATACACAAGACATCCTTACAAGAGTGCATAAGGTCAAAGGTAAAGCAGTTCCACCTGTTGTCGAGAAACTGGAGCAGCGACGGCAAATAAAAGTTGCGAGAACCAGAGAATCTCGACAAATCGATGGAAGGCAAAAGAGATCGAAGCGAGAATCAGGAACAGATCGCTATTATGGCCCGCAATCGCAAAAACCAGACGTTACCGATGATGTATTCGAAAAAAATCGGCAACAACATTTTAAGATGTTGGCTGAAAACGCGAAAAACAGGAAGCAGATTGAACGAAACACAATAGATCAACGTGATTCTGAGCTGTGGTTATTCACAAGAAGTCTCATGTTGACAGCATCCAATTTTGGAAAGGTATGTCGTATGAGACTGGAAACGCCTCGTGCATCAACAGTGAAAGACATTTTGTTTCCTCCGTGCACTGACACTGCAGCCATGAAATATGGTCGCGATCGAGAGGAGGATGCGAGAAAAGAGTTAGCCGCAAAACtcaagaaacaaataaaaccTTGCGGATTGTTTATTGATGGTGAAAATCCCTTCCTGGGTGCTTCTCCCGATGGGCTCATTGACGAAGATGGTCTGGTGGAGATTAAATGTCCTAAGTCGGCTGAAAATTTAACAGCAGAAGAAGCCATAGAAACATCGGCTTCCTTGAGGaacatttttgataaaaataatcgtgacaatatgaataaaaatcatcgatttttttatcaggTTCAAGGTCAATTAAACATAACGCAACGagaatattgcatttttgctGTATGGACACCAAAAAGCATGAAAATAGTGCGTGTAAATAGAGACAATGCTTTTTGGGAAACTAATATGCTGCCTTTGCTAAAACGCTTCTACCACGATAGCATGCTTCCGGAAATCTTGGATAGTCGTCATAAAAGGAATATGTCTATAAGGGAGCcaagatatattatagaatcaCAGAAagcaagtaaaaaattaagtagtCGAAAAACTATTGAGCAAAATGCAGTAAAGAGCGAAAATgtcattaatgaaaataacgaAACGTTAAAATGTGACATTTTGCCGATGAAAACAGCAATTACCACTGCTATGATTGCTCAAGATATGGAGCAGGATGATGATTGTACATACATTGGTACAAGCTACAAGCGAGATATAACCGAAGAGGATAAGGCAAgacgaataataaatttagataaagTTATTATACCTATTTCCATTGTGAAAGAGAATGTCTTGTCTGGCAACGAATTAACGGACGAATCAATAGATGAATTTTTACGCATTGTGAGACAAAATACTCCTTTTGAAACGCAAAGTGTACAGTATCAAGGATTGCCTGATTATATTGACGCTAGTAAGAGCGATTTAAGCTTACAAATAATTGGAGgaaaaaatcaatactttgCAGAGGGAATTCAACACTGgcgatgtatattttttgaaggCACCAAACTGTTCGTATATGACAGTATACCTGGCTGTACATACGACAGATTAGTGCTCAaggaaagagaatatataaagcGTCGATATCCAAAAATAAGGCAaagtgatattatttttgagaaagtCGATGCACAACCAGACGGTACAAGTTGCGGAATTTACGCCGCAGCTTTTGCCACAACTGTAGCCTTAGGAGGCAATCCTTGtgatgaaaaatattccaaaaaCGTAAAGTGCATGAGACaacactttattaaaattatagaagagGAAGATCTGTCGTTATTTCCAACACGTTCATAG